The window TGGAAATGCGACAAATAATCAAATGGATATTGCTGATCAAGCAGCTGAAAAAATTACTCAAATGCGTGAAGTGGATCGAGCAAACGTCATCGTTACGAATCATAATGCTTATGTAGCCGCAAAATTAGCAGCTAATGCTGACAAAACATTAACAAACGACGTTGAAAGAAAAATCTCCGATTTAGTCAAATCCTCCAACCGCAATATTGAGCATGTATATATCTCTGTTAACCCCGATTTTTATAAGCGCACAACCTCCTATGCAGAAGATATTCGCAATGGACAACCGGTTGAGGGACTTTTCGATGAATTCAGCGTGTTAGTCCGCCGGGTATTCCCCTCTAAAAAGTAGGACTACGAACGTAAAAAGTGACTCATTACTGTTTATGGAGAACAGTAATGAGTCACTTTTTTATGCCTGTTCGAAATAATCCTTGTAAAAGCCACCTACTTTACCACTATTATCGATAATGAAATAAAACTCTTCCGTTTCATTTTTCACCTCATAGCTTTTCCCAGGTGTCAGCACGCGGTTGACAATATATTTTTTGGCATCCGTATGTATACATTTTACCGTTTTTATTGTTTTTCGTTCGTGCCAGTCTAAATGAATCATGTTAACAAACTCCCTTCCTAATACCATTTACACTTTAGTATATAAGTATCAACCCCACAGAGCAACAATCAGCACCCGATTTATTTATGTGGACATTTTGTTAAGCATCACTTCCATTTACCATGAAAATTTTATGAATTTTTTTAAAATGGACTATGAAAAATTTCATAAAATCTTTAAAATAGAATAATATTGAATATTCTATCCTTTACCTTGGAGGTATGCACAATGAAAATTATGAGTAATGAACAGTTAATTGTCTCGTATCGTGATGCATTGAAGTCAGGTAATGATAAAGATTGGATTAGAGTATTACAGGGAGAAATAAAAAAACGTGGCTTAAAACCCATTATAAATTAACAAGTAAGAGCAAAGGATACCTCCTTTGCTCTTACTTGTTGCTTTTATCTATTGCTTAAAAAAACCGGGTATAACCCGGTTTATAGCTCATCAACTAAATGGAAATAAAGCTGTGTTCTGCTTTCCAATGCGGAGGAATCTCTTAATTCCATCGGTACGAGTGGAGAGTCAACATGAAGATAGAGTAACCATTTGTTCGTTACACCTTTTCTGACAGACAATTCAATTCCATCCTGCTCTGAATAGGCTAGATTTTCTTCGATATTATTATAGCGGTGATGACAATGAGTACTTTGTTCTATCATGTGTTAATTCCTCCTTTAACTCCTATTATAAAGGCTATTCCCGATAAATTAATCGAATTTTATGAACTTATTTCAACAATTGACTTACTTATTTAGTTTACATAATAAAAATATAGTCATCAATAATATGACTAAGCTAATTCTATTATTCTTATTTATCTTAACAATATAAATAATCTCTATTTTTATAAAAAAAGAATTGCAAGTTTTATTCTATTGTAGTAAAGTTTAAGAAATTAATCATATTTTCTTATCAAGAGAGGTAGAGGGGATGGCCCAGGGACACCTCAGCAACCTTCAATGTTAAGCATTGAAAAGGTGCTAAATCCAGCAAGTTTACGAATAAACTTGAAAGATAAGAAGAAGTCATGTTTATGTTTAAACTAAAGTCTTCTTCTTTAAGAAGACTTTTTTTAATGTTGGTTCATACAGCCTTCTAAACCAAGTACACTAATAAGAAAAATCAGCATAGAAAGGCGATTGGGAAGATAAAGCATTCCCCCTTTTCTGAAGAATAAGGAGTGTAATCACATGTATAAAACAGATACAAAGTTAGCGCAAATTGGCAATAGAAGTGAAGAAACTACTGGTACCGTTAGTGCACCTGTTTATTTTTCAACTGCCTATCGTCATGCTGGCATCGGTCAGTCAACCGGATTTGATTATAGTCGAACAGCCAATCCTACGAGACAAGTTTTAGAAGAAGCGATAGCAGATTTAGAGGGCGGGGACCGCGGCTATGCATGTAGCTCCGGAATGGCGGCTATTTTAACCATTCTTTCACTGTTTCAAGCTGGAGACGAGTGGGTTGTTTCGAAAGATTTATATGGCGGTACCTATCGCATCCTTGAGGAAGGCTTTAAAAAGTGGGGGCTGCGATGTCGTTATACCAACACTAGTGACGTTCATAATATTGAAAAAGAAATCACACCTCAAACAAAAGCGATCTTTATTGAAACTCCGACAAACCCTCTTATGGAACAAACGGATATTTCTGAAGCTGCCCGGATTGCCAAAAAACACAATATTTTATTGATTGTTGATAATACATTTTATACACCTATCCTACAACAGCCAATTGCGCTCGGAGCAGATATTGTTATTCATAGCGCAACAAAATATCTAGGCGGTCATAATGATGTTCTCGCAGGCTTAATTGTTGCCAAAGGAATCGAGCTTTGTGATGCCATTGCTAAATATCATAATACTGTAGGCGCAGTGTTAAGTCCGTTTGATTCATGGCTGTTAATGCGCGGGATGAAAACTCTTGCATTACGAATGGAACGTCATGAGAAAAACGCCAAAGCCATTGTCGAATTTTTAAAAGAGCACGATAGCATAACAGATGTTCTATATCCAGGTCATGGCGGGATGCTATCATTTCGTATCCAAAGTGAAAAGTGGGTAAACCCTTTTCTACAAAAATTAAACTTAATTTGTTTTGCAGAAAGCCTTGGCGGAGTGGAAAGCTTTATCACCTACCCTACTACTCAAAAACATGCCGACATCCCTGAAGAGGTTCGTATCGAAACAGGCGTTGATAATCGTTTATTACGGTTCTCAGTAGGCATTGAAAACGTCGAAGATCTTATCAAGGATTTAACACAAGCACTGGCTGCTGTCAAAAAGGAGATTGTTATTTATGAATGAGCCATATACATTTCAAACTAATTTACTTCACAATAAACATAAAATAGACCCAACCACTGGCGCTGTTAGTGTCGCAATTCAACATGCTTCAACTTTTCACCAAAAAGAAATTGATTCATTTGGAAAATTCGATTATAGTCGAAGCGGAAACCCCNATGCCGACATCCCTGAAGAGGTTCGTATCGAAACAGGCGTTGATAATCGTTTATTACGGTTCTCAGTAGGCATTGAAAACGTCGAAGATCTTATCAAGGATTTAACACAAGCACTGGCTGCTGTCAAAAAGGAGATTGTTATTTATGAATGAGCCATATACATTTCAAACTAATTTACTTCACAATAAACATAAAATAGACCCAACCACTGGCGCTGTTAGTGTCGCAATTCAACATGCTTCAACTTTTCACCAAAAAGAAATTGATTCATTTGGAAAATTCGATTATAGTCGAAGCGGAAACCCCACTAGAGAAGCATTGGAGGAAGTGATTGCAGAATTAGAGGACGGGTATCGTGGATTTGCCTTTTCTTCCGGAATGGCCGCTATATCAACTGCCTTCATGTTACTTTCTAAGGATGATCATGTTGTCATCTCTGAGGATGTATATGGTGGTACCTTCCGTATGGTTTCCCAGGTACTAACCCGTTTTGGAATCAGTCATACATTTGTTGATATGACTGACCTTGAAGCGATTAATAAGGCTGTCCAGCCAAATACAAAGCTGTTTTATGTAGAGACTCCCTCCAATCCATTACTGAAAGTAACCGATATTAAAGCGGTGAGTGATTTGGCAAAGAAACATAATGCCCTTACCTTTGTCGATAATACGTTTTTAACGCCAGCCATTCAAAAGCCGCTTACACTTGGAGCTGACATTGTCCTTCATAGTGCGACTAAATTTTTATCCGGACACAGTGACGTGGTTGCAGGCTTGGCAGTTGTAAAGGATCCAGCTTTAGCTGAAAAACTATATTTCTTGCAAAATTCTTTTGGTGCGGTTCTGGGTGTCCAGGATGCATGGCTTGTACTAAGAGGCTTAAAAACACTACATGTTCGTTTAGAACACTCCGTTAAGGCAGCTGAAAGATTAGCCAACTTTTTCGCAGGACACCCACTTGTGAATAAGGTATACTATCCTGGCCTGAAGGAACACCCGCAATATGACATCCATCATTCACAAGCAGCTTCAGCAGGTGCTGTTCTATCCTTTGAGTTAAGGGATGAGGATGTGTTTAGAACCTTTGTTGAAAATGTAGAGATTCCAGTCTTTGCAGTAAGTCTTGGCGCCGTAGAATCGATTCTTTCCTACCCTGCCAAAATGTCACACGCCGCCATGCCTGCAGAGGAACGAGCGCAACGTGGAATAACCAACAGTCTCTTACGTCTTTCCGTCGGGCTCGAAAATCCAGAAGATTTAATAAAGGATTTTTCAAA of the Bacillus tuaregi genome contains:
- the metC gene encoding cystathionine beta-lyase; its protein translation is MNEPYTFQTNLLHNKHKIDPTTGAVSVAIQHASTFHQKEIDSFGKFDYSRSGNPTREALEEVIAELEDGYRGFAFSSGMAAISTAFMLLSKDDHVVISEDVYGGTFRMVSQVLTRFGISHTFVDMTDLEAINKAVQPNTKLFYVETPSNPLLKVTDIKAVSDLAKKHNALTFVDNTFLTPAIQKPLTLGADIVLHSATKFLSGHSDVVAGLAVVKDPALAEKLYFLQNSFGAVLGVQDAWLVLRGLKTLHVRLEHSVKAAERLANFFAGHPLVNKVYYPGLKEHPQYDIHHSQAASAGAVLSFELRDEDVFRTFVENVEIPVFAVSLGAVESILSYPAKMSHAAMPAEERAQRGITNSLLRLSVGLENPEDLIKDFSNALEKVKQTNLNDDRG
- the sda gene encoding sporulation histidine kinase inhibitor Sda, translated to MKIMSNEQLIVSYRDALKSGNDKDWIRVLQGEIKKRGLKPIIN
- a CDS encoding methionine biosynthesis PLP-dependent protein; protein product: MYKTDTKLAQIGNRSEETTGTVSAPVYFSTAYRHAGIGQSTGFDYSRTANPTRQVLEEAIADLEGGDRGYACSSGMAAILTILSLFQAGDEWVVSKDLYGGTYRILEEGFKKWGLRCRYTNTSDVHNIEKEITPQTKAIFIETPTNPLMEQTDISEAARIAKKHNILLIVDNTFYTPILQQPIALGADIVIHSATKYLGGHNDVLAGLIVAKGIELCDAIAKYHNTVGAVLSPFDSWLLMRGMKTLALRMERHEKNAKAIVEFLKEHDSITDVLYPGHGGMLSFRIQSEKWVNPFLQKLNLICFAESLGGVESFITYPTTQKHADIPEEVRIETGVDNRLLRFSVGIENVEDLIKDLTQALAAVKKEIVIYE
- a CDS encoding DUF6501 family protein, which encodes MIHLDWHERKTIKTVKCIHTDAKKYIVNRVLTPGKSYEVKNETEEFYFIIDNSGKVGGFYKDYFEQA
- a CDS encoding YhcN/YlaJ family sporulation lipoprotein, with protein sequence MHWKALLTTISISSIILSACGTDNGTALNPNPNTNQDTAHLRTVSDKKQNVNQSIREEQNRRITNGNGNNQNRDITARNIANNTADNDNGNATNNQMDIADQAAEKITQMREVDRANVIVTNHNAYVAAKLAANADKTLTNDVERKISDLVKSSNRNIEHVYISVNPDFYKRTTSYAEDIRNGQPVEGLFDEFSVLVRRVFPSKK